The sequence CCCGATATTTTTACGCGGTTGACGAAGATTTTAGAAGCATCCAACTACAAAGACCGTGATCTGCGTCTGGAACATTATGTGGTCAGTACCGGACTGGCAGAATTGATTCGCGGCTCCTCTGTTGCCGATTATTTGAGCGGTGTTTGGGCAAGCGAATTCATTGAAACACCGGCGCCGCCGGGAATCATGGCCGTGGACATGCCTGTAGCCGGTGAAATAACCCAGATCGCAGGCTTTTTAGACCATACCACGAAAACCCGTGCCCTTTTTGAGATCAACAAAGGTATCAACAAAGAGGAAGGTATCTCCGTCAACGACGCTATTCCCGAGGAGGAACGGCGTGTACCCTTTTCCAATATGATCTATATTGCTGACGGCCCCAGCGACATTCCCACGTTCTCCGTTGTGCGCAAACACGGCGGTCTCGCCTATGCCGTGTATGCGCCGGGATCGACAGAGCGCTTTGCGCAGGTCGAGGCTTTGATGAAAACGGGGAGCGTCGATTCCTGCTGGCGTGCTGATTATCGCGCTGGGGGGAAAACAGA comes from Candidatus Hydrogenedentota bacterium and encodes:
- a CDS encoding haloacid dehalogenase-like hydrolase, producing MTKGLFLQNIIAVIWDFDQTLAPHYMQDPIFKHYGIDADTFWKEVNSLPAYYAKNNIRVQNDTCYLGHFLTYVQQGIMKGLSNAKLRELGKEIEFFDGIPDIFTRLTKILEASNYKDRDLRLEHYVVSTGLAELIRGSSVADYLSGVWASEFIETPAPPGIMAVDMPVAGEITQIAGFLDHTTKTRALFEINKGINKEEGISVNDAIPEEERRVPFSNMIYIADGPSDIPTFSVVRKHGGLAYAVYAPGSTERFAQVEALMKTGSVDSCWRADYRAGGKT